One segment of Neodiprion fabricii isolate iyNeoFabr1 chromosome 1, iyNeoFabr1.1, whole genome shotgun sequence DNA contains the following:
- the LOC124179194 gene encoding bone morphogenetic protein receptor type-1B-like yields the protein MAALPAGTSGRRRCKYGLWIGLGVLIARTTGVLGITCYCEGHCPDNQPNGTCEGKPGGHCFSVVEEVWDNEIKEYVSEYSFGCLPPGEQGFMQCKGSLVPHWNGKNIICCNNTSLCNQGVFPTYTTRPTVPPNPMAVTSSTTLIVLAISLSVCLMILLIAVLIMYRRYRRKERGPCLVPSQGMLKDLIDQSSGSGSGLPLLVQRTIAKQLALSQCVGRGRYGEVWLARWRGEKVAVKVFFTLEEASWFRETEIYQTVLMRHDNILGFIAADIKGTGSWTQMLLITDYHERGSLHDYLQTTVLDHPSLLAICLSIASGVAHLHTEIFGTRGKPAIAHRDIKSRNILVKRNGECAIADFGLAVRFISESGEIDIAPNTRVGTRRYMAPEVLDETLNTSSFDSFKMADMYSVGLVLWEVCRRCATGGKVSTAEPYALPYHDAVPSDPDFEDMRLAVSVKKRRPVIPTRWENDSVLFALSKVMTECWHRNPAVRLTALRVKKSISKLHIDNAIKIV from the exons TTCTTGGGATCACATGTTATTGCGAAGGTCACTGCCCGGATAACCAGCCAAATGGTACTTGTGAGGGAAAACCTGGCGGACACTGTTTTAGTGTCGTCGAAGAAGTATGGGACAATGAGATCAAAGAATACGTTTCCGAGTATTCTTTTGGCTGCTTACCTCCTGGAGAACAAGGTTTCATGCAATGTAAGGGTTCGCTGGTCCCACATTGGAATGGAAAAAACATAATATGCTGCAACAACACCTCGTTATGCAATCAAGGTGTTTTTCCAACATACACAACTCGGCCCACTGTACCGCCAAATCCAATGGCCGTAACATCAAGTACGACACTGATTGTCTTGGCCATCTCGTTGTCGGTTTGCTTGATGATACTTTTAATCGCTGTTCTCATAATGTACCGTCGGTACAGGCGGAAAGAGCGCGGGCCATGCCTGGTTCCTTCGCAGGGAATGCTCAAGGATCTAATCGATCAGAGTAGTGGTTCAGGATCAGGCTTACCGCTTTTAGTGCAAAGAACAATCGCCAAGCAGTTGGCACTCTCCCAGTGCGTCGGAAGAGGAAGATACGGCGAAGTGTGGCTTGCAAGATGGAGAGGGGAGAAAGTTGCGGTCAAAGTATTCTTCACGCTGGAAGAAGCATCATGGTTTAGAGAAACAGAAATTTATCAAACCGTTCTAATGAGACACGATAACATTTTGGGTTTCATTGCTGCCGATATCAAAGGAACCGGATCTTGGACTCAGATGTTATTAATCACAGATTATCACGAGAGGGGCTCGCTGCATGATTATTTGCAAACTACAGTTCTAGATCATCCTTCCTTATTGGCAATTTGTTTGTCAATTGCTTCAGGCGTCGCACATTTGCATACAGAGATATTTGGCACTAGAGGAAAGCCAGCAATAGCACACAGAGATATAAAGAGTAGAAATATTCTAGTTAAAAGAAACGGGGAATGCGCGATCGCAGACTTTGGTCTTGCTGTGAGATTTATAAG CGAAAGCGGAGAGATCGACATAGCACCTAACACACGTGTGGGAACACGTCGATATATGGCTCCTGAGGTCTTGGACGAGACTTTGAACACCTCCTCGTTCGATTCCTTCAAAATGGCTGATATGTATTCAGTTGGACTTGTTTTATGGGAAGTATGCAGGAGGTGCGCTACTGGCGGCAAGGTGTCTACGGCCGAGCCATATGCTTTGCCTTATCATGACGCTGTGCCTAGCGATCCAGACTTTGAAGATATGAGATTAGCTGTGTCTGTCAAAAAGAGGCGTCCAGTTATACCTACGAGATGGGAAAATGATTCT GTTCTATTTGCGCTGAGTAAAGTCATGACGGAATGCTGGCATCGAAATCCTGCAGTTCGACTAACAGCACTTCGAGTGAAAAAGTCGATATCAAAGCTACACATCGATAATGCCATAAAAATAGTGTAG